One genomic window of Acidovorax radicis includes the following:
- the rbfA gene encoding 30S ribosome-binding factor RbfA has translation MAAKKSSTPNRAFKVADQIQRDLTELIARELKDPRVGMVTLQGVEVTPDYAHAKVFFSLLTGDPVETQAALNQAAGFLRNGLFKRLHIHTVPTLHFLFDRTSERAADMNALIAKAVSSRAQED, from the coding sequence ATGGCTGCAAAGAAGTCCTCCACACCCAACCGCGCCTTCAAAGTGGCCGACCAGATCCAGCGCGATCTGACGGAGTTGATCGCGCGCGAGTTGAAAGACCCGCGCGTGGGCATGGTGACGCTGCAGGGCGTGGAGGTCACCCCTGACTATGCCCATGCGAAGGTGTTCTTCAGCCTGCTGACAGGCGACCCTGTGGAAACGCAGGCGGCGCTCAATCAGGCTGCGGGGTTCCTGCGCAATGGGTTGTTCAAGCGTTTGCACATCCACACGGTGCCCACGCTGCACTTCTTGTTCGACCGTACCTCCGAGCGTGCGGCAGATATGAACGCCTTGATCGCCAAGGCTGTTTCCTCGCGCGCTCAAGAAGACTAA
- the truB gene encoding tRNA pseudouridine(55) synthase TruB, which produces MNAPRTRVQRRPVHGVLLLDKPLGLSSNDALQKAKWLLRAEKAGHTGTLDPLATGVLPLCFGAATKFSQLQLDAPKTYEAVALLGTTTTTGDAEGDVVERCEIAPDQLTVERLAAVQQQFTGPLSQVPPMHSALKKDGKALYEYARAGVTVEREARNVVIHALKLALAHTDQAQPAIKIIVTCSKGTYIRTLGEDIGAALGCGAHLTFLRRIDTGGIGVERCITLAQLEALPEAERLACLEAPESLLVHHVRVTLDSDNAARFLSGVRRRGDWPDASAVAVFGETPPALLGVGHIVGGELVPDRLLSPLEIQQILEGTPHLKASGTLEKL; this is translated from the coding sequence ATGAACGCGCCACGCACCAGGGTGCAGCGGCGCCCTGTGCATGGGGTGTTGCTGCTCGATAAACCGCTCGGACTCTCGAGCAATGACGCCTTGCAGAAGGCGAAATGGCTGCTGCGCGCCGAAAAGGCGGGCCATACGGGTACGCTCGATCCACTGGCCACCGGGGTGTTGCCGCTGTGTTTTGGCGCGGCCACCAAGTTCAGCCAGTTGCAGCTGGATGCGCCCAAAACCTACGAAGCGGTGGCTTTGCTCGGCACCACCACCACGACCGGCGATGCCGAAGGTGACGTGGTCGAGCGCTGCGAAATCGCCCCCGATCAGCTGACCGTTGAACGCCTTGCCGCAGTGCAGCAGCAGTTCACGGGCCCGTTGAGCCAGGTGCCACCCATGCACAGTGCGCTCAAGAAAGACGGCAAGGCACTGTATGAGTACGCCCGCGCCGGCGTGACCGTGGAGCGCGAGGCGCGCAACGTGGTCATTCATGCATTAAAACTGGCGTTGGCCCATACAGATCAAGCGCAACCTGCTATCAAAATAATAGTGACCTGCAGCAAGGGCACTTACATCCGTACACTGGGTGAAGACATCGGTGCGGCGCTCGGATGTGGCGCCCACCTGACGTTTTTGCGCCGCATCGATACCGGCGGTATTGGTGTGGAGCGCTGCATCACGCTCGCTCAGCTCGAAGCCCTGCCCGAAGCAGAGCGCCTGGCCTGCCTGGAGGCGCCTGAATCGCTGCTGGTGCATCACGTGCGTGTCACGCTGGACAGCGACAATGCGGCGCGGTTCCTGTCGGGCGTGCGGCGGCGCGGGGACTGGCCGGATGCCAGCGCTGTCGCGGTCTTTGGAGAAACACCCCCAGCGTTGCTTGGGGTCGGTCACATCGTTGGCGGGGAGCTGGTGCCGGACAGGCTCCTGAGTCCGCTGGAAATTCAACAAATCTTGGAAGGCACGCCGCACCTGAAAGCCAGCGGTACATTGGAAAAACTATGA
- the typA gene encoding translational GTPase TypA → MTKQIRNIAIIAHVDHGKTTMVDQLLRQSGTFADHEKVVDTVMDNNAIEKERGITILAKNCAVSWEGTHINIVDTPGHADFGGEVERALSMVDGVVLLIDAQEGPMPQTRFVTKKALALGLKPIVVVNKVDKPGANPDKVVNAAFDLFDKLGATDEQLDFPVVYASGINGWSSLEEGAPGEQWGPDMSALFNTVLKHVPAQTGDPAAPLQLQISALDFSTFVGRIGVGRISQGTIKPMMDVLVMEGPDGKAVKGRVNQVLTFQGLDRVQATEAGPGEIVLINGIADVGIGVTITDPVNPAPLPMLKVDEPTLTMNFCVNTSPLAGREGKFVTSRQIWDRLQKELQHNVALRVKETDEEGIFEVMGRGELHLTILLENMRREGYELAVSKPRVVFKDINGEKHEPIELVTADIEEAHQGGVMQALGERKGELVNMEPDGRGRVRLEYRIPARGLIGFTNEFLNLTRGSGLIANIFDSYEPHKGDIGGRKNGVLISMDDGEIFTYALGKLDDRGRMFVKANDPVYEGMIVGIHSRDNDLVVNATRTKQLTNFRVSGKEDAIKITPPIDATLEYAVEFIEDDELVEITPKSIRIRKRHLKESDRKRAGRS, encoded by the coding sequence ATGACTAAACAAATCCGCAATATCGCCATCATTGCCCACGTTGACCACGGCAAGACCACCATGGTCGACCAACTGCTGCGCCAGTCCGGCACCTTCGCCGACCACGAAAAAGTGGTTGACACGGTGATGGACAACAACGCGATTGAAAAAGAGCGTGGCATCACGATTCTGGCCAAGAACTGTGCCGTGAGCTGGGAAGGCACCCACATCAACATCGTGGACACCCCCGGTCACGCCGACTTCGGCGGAGAAGTGGAGCGCGCGCTGTCCATGGTGGACGGTGTGGTGCTGCTCATCGACGCGCAAGAAGGCCCCATGCCCCAGACGCGCTTTGTGACCAAGAAGGCGCTGGCCCTCGGTTTGAAGCCCATCGTGGTGGTGAACAAGGTGGACAAGCCAGGTGCCAACCCCGACAAGGTGGTCAACGCTGCCTTCGACCTGTTCGACAAACTGGGTGCTACCGACGAGCAGCTCGACTTCCCCGTGGTGTATGCCTCGGGCATCAATGGCTGGTCTTCTCTGGAAGAAGGCGCACCTGGCGAACAGTGGGGCCCTGACATGTCTGCATTGTTCAACACCGTGCTCAAGCATGTGCCCGCGCAGACGGGTGACCCAGCCGCCCCGCTGCAGCTGCAGATCTCCGCACTCGATTTCTCTACCTTCGTGGGCCGCATCGGCGTGGGCCGCATCAGCCAGGGCACCATCAAGCCCATGATGGATGTGCTGGTCATGGAAGGCCCGGATGGCAAAGCCGTGAAGGGCCGTGTCAACCAGGTGCTGACGTTCCAGGGGCTCGATCGTGTGCAGGCGACCGAAGCCGGCCCTGGCGAAATCGTGCTGATCAACGGTATTGCCGACGTCGGTATTGGCGTCACCATCACCGACCCGGTGAACCCCGCGCCGCTGCCCATGCTCAAGGTGGACGAACCCACCCTGACCATGAACTTCTGCGTGAACACCAGCCCGCTGGCCGGCCGTGAAGGCAAGTTTGTGACCAGCCGCCAGATCTGGGACCGCCTGCAAAAGGAGCTGCAACACAATGTGGCCCTGCGTGTGAAGGAAACCGACGAGGAAGGTATCTTCGAAGTGATGGGTCGTGGCGAATTGCACCTGACCATCTTGCTCGAAAATATGCGCCGTGAAGGCTATGAACTGGCCGTGTCCAAGCCCCGCGTGGTGTTCAAGGACATCAATGGCGAAAAGCACGAGCCTATCGAGCTGGTTACCGCCGACATCGAAGAAGCCCACCAGGGTGGCGTGATGCAGGCCCTGGGCGAGCGCAAGGGCGAGCTGGTGAACATGGAGCCGGACGGCCGTGGCCGCGTGCGCCTGGAGTACCGCATTCCTGCGCGTGGCCTGATCGGCTTCACGAACGAATTCCTGAATCTAACGCGTGGTTCGGGCTTGATCGCCAACATCTTCGACAGCTACGAGCCGCATAAGGGCGATATTGGCGGTCGCAAGAACGGTGTGCTGATCTCGATGGACGATGGTGAAATCTTCACCTACGCCCTGGGCAAGTTGGACGACCGTGGCCGCATGTTCGTGAAGGCGAACGACCCGGTGTACGAAGGCATGATTGTGGGCATCCACAGCCGTGACAACGACCTGGTGGTGAATGCCACGCGTACCAAGCAGCTGACCAACTTCCGCGTCTCCGGCAAGGAAGACGCGATCAAGATCACGCCGCCCATCGATGCCACGCTGGAATACGCGGTGGAGTTCATCGAGGACGACGAACTGGTCGAAATCACGCCCAAGTCGATCCGCATCCGCAAGCGCCACCTCAAGGAAAGCGACCGCAAGCGCGCAGGCCGCTCCTGA
- a CDS encoding DMT family transporter, with the protein MLKLTHSRAVVLMVAVTLMWSIAGVVTRHLEHARSFEVTFWRSFFTVLALLVILPTLQGRTVFVSMRHSGRSLWISGVCWSVMFTAFMVAIMLMPVANVLVTMAVGPLLTALFARVFIGHHIAPRTWAAIAVAGLGIAWMYGSQMAGLPVAGTLVALCVPVAAAINWTVVQHSQRHGHSVDLVPAVLVGAVLSVIATLPLALPFQASLHDLVLLALLGVVQLAIPCVLAVRCGRVLKAPEMALLGLLEVIFGILLAWVGAGEKPGAAVLTGGVLVIGALVFNELLGWKEQK; encoded by the coding sequence ATGTTGAAGCTCACGCATTCCCGCGCGGTTGTTCTGATGGTGGCGGTCACCCTCATGTGGTCCATTGCGGGTGTGGTCACGCGCCATCTGGAGCACGCTCGCAGCTTTGAAGTGACTTTCTGGCGCAGCTTCTTCACGGTGCTCGCACTGCTGGTGATTCTGCCGACCTTGCAGGGACGGACCGTGTTTGTGTCCATGCGCCACAGCGGCCGCTCCCTGTGGATTTCGGGTGTGTGCTGGAGCGTGATGTTCACCGCCTTCATGGTGGCGATCATGCTGATGCCGGTGGCCAATGTGCTGGTCACCATGGCGGTGGGCCCGCTGCTCACCGCGCTGTTTGCGCGTGTCTTTATCGGCCACCATATTGCCCCGCGCACCTGGGCCGCCATCGCCGTGGCGGGCCTGGGCATTGCGTGGATGTATGGCTCGCAAATGGCGGGCCTGCCGGTGGCCGGGACGCTGGTGGCGCTGTGTGTTCCGGTGGCGGCTGCCATCAACTGGACCGTGGTGCAGCATTCGCAGCGGCACGGTCACTCGGTGGATCTGGTGCCTGCGGTGTTGGTGGGGGCGGTGCTTTCGGTCATTGCCACTCTGCCGCTGGCCCTGCCGTTTCAGGCATCCTTGCATGACCTTGTGTTGCTGGCGTTGCTGGGCGTGGTGCAATTGGCGATCCCGTGTGTGCTGGCGGTGCGCTGTGGGCGCGTGCTCAAGGCCCCCGAGATGGCTCTGCTGGGTTTGCTGGAAGTGATTTTCGGTATCTTGCTGGCATGGGTGGGGGCAGGTGAGAAGCCCGGCGCGGCCGTGCTCACCGGCGGCGTGTTGGTCATTGGTGCGCTGGTTTTTAATGAACTGTTAGGTTGGAAGGAACAAAAATGA
- a CDS encoding enoyl-CoA hydratase/isomerase family protein, with amino-acid sequence MTETTGVSEVLSEVRGQVGFITLNRPRALNALSLGMVRALMGTLLAWQNDAHVLAVAIRGSNKEGPFGAFCAGGDIRFLHQAGSQGNPLIEDFFTEEYALNHLIHNYGKPYIAFMDGIVMGGGMGISQGAALRVVTERTKMAMPETAIGLFPDVGGGYFLSRCPGRVGEWLALTGDAIGAGDAIENQLADGCLPADQQAAVWEALGTQGFASGGAAKDFVASKLIAANALQSSVRGQIDQYFSLPTVGEIVAALEAADTDWARATAATLRKRSPLMLHVVLEQIRRARGMGLADDLRMERDMVRHCFFLRPGQSETVEGIRALAVDKDHAPQWNPGRIEDVTPEMVAPFFVSPWPTHAHPLAQLA; translated from the coding sequence ATGACGGAGACGACAGGGGTATCTGAGGTCCTGAGCGAAGTGCGTGGACAGGTTGGTTTCATCACGCTGAACCGCCCGCGCGCGCTCAATGCGTTGTCGCTGGGCATGGTGCGGGCCCTGATGGGCACGCTGCTCGCCTGGCAGAACGATGCCCATGTGCTGGCCGTGGCGATCCGCGGCAGCAACAAGGAAGGCCCATTTGGCGCCTTTTGCGCAGGGGGCGATATTCGCTTTCTGCACCAGGCGGGCAGCCAGGGCAACCCGTTGATCGAGGACTTCTTTACCGAGGAGTACGCGCTCAACCACCTGATTCATAACTACGGCAAGCCCTACATCGCGTTCATGGATGGCATCGTGATGGGTGGCGGGATGGGCATCAGCCAGGGCGCTGCGTTGCGTGTGGTGACCGAGCGCACAAAGATGGCGATGCCCGAGACGGCCATTGGTCTGTTCCCCGATGTGGGCGGAGGGTACTTTCTGAGCCGCTGCCCAGGCCGTGTGGGTGAATGGCTGGCGCTGACCGGTGACGCCATTGGTGCCGGTGATGCCATCGAGAACCAGTTGGCCGACGGCTGTCTGCCTGCCGACCAGCAAGCTGCCGTGTGGGAAGCGTTGGGCACGCAGGGCTTTGCCAGCGGTGGCGCCGCCAAAGACTTTGTTGCTTCTAAATTAATAGCTGCTAACGCTTTGCAGTCAAGCGTTAGAGGCCAAATTGATCAATATTTTTCGCTTCCTACCGTGGGTGAGATCGTCGCTGCGCTGGAGGCTGCCGACACCGACTGGGCACGCGCCACGGCCGCTACGCTGCGCAAGCGCTCGCCGCTGATGCTGCATGTGGTGCTGGAGCAAATCCGCCGCGCCCGTGGCATGGGCCTGGCCGACGACTTGCGCATGGAGCGCGACATGGTGCGCCACTGTTTCTTTTTGCGCCCCGGGCAGAGCGAGACAGTGGAGGGCATCCGTGCTCTGGCCGTGGACAAGGACCATGCGCCGCAATGGAACCCCGGCCGCATCGAGGATGTGACGCCCGAGATGGTGGCGCCGTTTTTTGTCAGCCCTTGGCCGACCCACGCACACCCCTTGGCGCAGCTCGCCTGA
- a CDS encoding anti-sigma factor family protein has product MTHRLAPSVSPRTPPLEHTDDQAAWHALADGRLTPAEAATLRTQLQGNSAALESIDQWQKQRQQLQALHTDMLDAPVPEMLRASALRTAHRKAQQMQRWRWGGMAASVFMAFALGWAGHGQWSGGTLQLGSGKPASGGPSVLVAATAQRFAEQAAVAHAVYQPEVRHPVEVGAAQQDHLVQWLSKRLDRPLKVPVLTPLGYELVGGRLLPGDTGARAQFMYQNGAGQRITLYMGALAGAAASPAATAAGSSTTNPPLQSAQPAPATAFQFTSEGPVPGFYWVDAGFGYALSGQLSRAQLLALATAVYPQIQR; this is encoded by the coding sequence ATGACCCACCGTCTCGCACCCTCCGTATCCCCACGCACCCCGCCGTTGGAACATACCGACGATCAAGCCGCGTGGCACGCCCTGGCAGACGGCCGCCTCACCCCTGCCGAGGCCGCCACCTTGCGCACCCAGTTACAGGGAAACTCCGCTGCGCTCGAATCCATCGATCAGTGGCAGAAACAACGGCAGCAGTTACAGGCACTGCACACCGACATGCTCGACGCCCCAGTGCCAGAGATGCTGCGGGCCAGCGCGCTGCGCACGGCCCATCGCAAGGCGCAGCAAATGCAGCGGTGGCGCTGGGGAGGCATGGCTGCCTCGGTATTCATGGCGTTTGCATTGGGATGGGCGGGCCACGGCCAATGGTCGGGCGGCACCCTCCAGCTGGGGTCCGGCAAACCGGCGTCTGGTGGCCCCAGTGTCCTGGTGGCGGCAACGGCCCAGCGTTTTGCCGAGCAGGCAGCGGTAGCCCATGCCGTGTACCAGCCCGAAGTACGCCACCCCGTCGAGGTTGGTGCCGCGCAGCAGGACCATCTGGTCCAGTGGCTGTCCAAACGGCTCGACAGGCCCCTCAAAGTGCCCGTGCTCACCCCGTTGGGCTACGAGCTGGTGGGTGGACGCCTGTTGCCGGGCGACACCGGCGCGCGGGCGCAGTTCATGTACCAAAATGGCGCGGGCCAGCGCATCACCCTGTATATGGGGGCATTGGCGGGCGCCGCTGCCTCCCCTGCGGCAACGGCTGCTGGCTCGTCGACAACAAACCCGCCTCTGCAATCAGCGCAGCCCGCCCCCGCAACAGCGTTTCAGTTCACCAGCGAAGGCCCGGTGCCTGGGTTTTATTGGGTGGATGCAGGCTTCGGCTACGCACTCAGTGGGCAGCTGTCTCGCGCGCAATTGCTTGCGCTGGCCACCGCGGTGTACCCACAGATACAGCGCTGA
- a CDS encoding sigma-70 family RNA polymerase sigma factor, producing MNRNQVIEQLPGLRRYARVLTGDAWAADDLVQDTLERACSKWLLWRTGTDLRAWLFTLMHNLYLNQRRGAPMLASVDIDDIKDHFAGAPNPTDDALDLQRCLQRLPAEQRAVLLLVAMEDMSYEDTARVLSIPLGTVMSRLSRARARLRGLMDHTTPSAAAPNPAPTPGPEPAPMEQPARTASLRRLK from the coding sequence ATGAACCGCAACCAGGTCATCGAGCAATTGCCTGGCTTGCGCAGATATGCGCGGGTGCTGACCGGTGACGCCTGGGCCGCCGACGATCTGGTGCAGGACACGCTGGAGCGCGCCTGCAGCAAATGGCTGCTGTGGCGCACAGGCACAGATCTGCGGGCCTGGTTGTTCACGTTGATGCACAACCTGTACCTCAACCAGCGCCGTGGCGCACCGATGTTGGCATCGGTGGACATCGACGACATCAAAGACCATTTCGCTGGAGCACCCAACCCCACGGACGACGCGCTGGACCTGCAGCGTTGCCTGCAGCGTTTGCCCGCAGAGCAACGGGCCGTATTGCTGCTGGTGGCCATGGAGGACATGAGCTATGAGGACACGGCACGCGTCCTCTCGATCCCTTTGGGCACCGTCATGTCACGCCTGTCACGGGCCCGTGCGCGCCTGCGCGGGCTGATGGATCACACCACACCATCAGCTGCTGCGCCCAACCCTGCGCCCACCCCAGGCCCCGAGCCAGCCCCGATGGAACAGCCAGCGCGTACCGCCTCTTTGCGCCGACTCAAATGA
- a CDS encoding alpha/beta fold hydrolase: MLRPVVLAPGHAGRPKNTYDSIAAFSAADFTEDLKSFDVPRLVIHGDGDQIVPIEASGRALATRVKM; encoded by the coding sequence TTGCTCCGTCCAGTCGTTCTTGCACCAGGGCATGCTGGACGGCCTAAGAACACCTACGACTCTATTGCAGCGTTCTCGGCCGCAGACTTCACCGAGGACCTCAAGAGCTTCGACGTGCCCAGGTTGGTCATCCACGGCGATGGCGATCAGATCGTGCCGATTGAAGCATCAGGCCGCGCTTTAGCCACACGGGTCAAGATGTGA
- the smpB gene encoding SsrA-binding protein SmpB, whose protein sequence is MAKKPDPTARIADNKKAAYNYFFEERYEAGMVLHGWEVKALREGKVQLTDGYVLIREGELFLLGCQINALKTASTHVSPEAARTKKLLLRKADIEHLIGKVEQKGFTLVPLNLHWKNGFVKCEIALAKGKAEHDKRDTIKDREGKREVERAMKSRSR, encoded by the coding sequence ATGGCCAAAAAACCCGATCCTACTGCCCGCATTGCCGACAACAAGAAAGCGGCCTACAACTATTTCTTCGAGGAACGCTACGAGGCGGGCATGGTGCTGCACGGCTGGGAGGTCAAGGCGCTGCGCGAAGGCAAGGTGCAGCTGACCGATGGGTATGTGCTGATTCGCGAGGGCGAGCTATTCCTGCTCGGCTGCCAGATCAATGCGCTCAAGACCGCCTCCACCCATGTCAGCCCCGAAGCTGCGCGCACCAAAAAACTGCTACTCAGGAAGGCCGACATTGAGCACCTGATTGGCAAAGTGGAGCAAAAAGGCTTCACCCTGGTGCCCTTGAACCTGCACTGGAAAAATGGTTTCGTGAAATGCGAAATCGCTTTGGCGAAAGGCAAGGCCGAGCACGACAAACGCGACACCATCAAGGACCGCGAAGGCAAACGCGAGGTGGAGCGCGCCATGAAGAGCCGCAGCCGCTGA
- a CDS encoding type II toxin-antitoxin system RatA family toxin translates to MKTVQKSVLIWYSPEEMFALVTGVEQYPQFLPWCDRSAVLERTADSMTAEVGIALGGIHQTFVTKNTHEVGRRVQMHLVKGPFSRLDGDWHFYPVGDGTQRACKVELLLNYGFASAALAALVGPVFDRIAGSMVDAFVKRAEQVYG, encoded by the coding sequence ATGAAAACCGTCCAAAAGTCCGTCCTGATCTGGTATAGCCCTGAAGAAATGTTTGCGCTGGTCACTGGCGTGGAGCAATACCCCCAGTTTTTACCGTGGTGTGATCGCTCTGCCGTGCTTGAGCGCACGGCCGACAGCATGACCGCCGAGGTGGGTATTGCCCTTGGAGGCATCCACCAAACGTTTGTGACCAAAAATACGCACGAAGTGGGGCGGCGGGTGCAGATGCATTTGGTCAAGGGGCCGTTTTCACGGCTCGATGGTGATTGGCATTTTTATCCGGTCGGTGACGGCACGCAGCGGGCGTGCAAGGTCGAGCTGCTTCTCAACTACGGGTTTGCCAGTGCCGCGCTGGCCGCGCTCGTGGGGCCGGTGTTTGACCGCATTGCCGGGAGCATGGTCGATGCTTTCGTGAAGCGGGCAGAGCAGGTCTATGGCTGA
- a CDS encoding RnfH family protein, whose product MADRARGLAPLQVTQVMQVTVVVCVAPRETQEQVLQLPVGSTVGDALDALGSLAAIGGDTLQSKNPRHSDAVPPSVLVGVWGRVVDRNVLLGHLDRLEIYRPLTVDPKVARRERFARQGARTTGLFANRRDGGKSGY is encoded by the coding sequence ATGGCTGATAGGGCCCGGGGCCTGGCCCCTTTGCAGGTGACGCAGGTGATGCAGGTGACGGTGGTTGTGTGTGTTGCCCCGCGAGAAACCCAGGAGCAGGTTTTGCAACTGCCCGTGGGCTCTACAGTAGGGGACGCCCTGGATGCGTTGGGTTCGTTAGCGGCTATTGGTGGCGATACGCTGCAGTCGAAGAATCCAAGGCACAGTGACGCAGTGCCGCCCTCGGTGCTTGTGGGTGTTTGGGGCCGCGTTGTCGATCGCAATGTATTGCTGGGGCATCTTGATCGACTGGAGATCTATCGGCCACTGACCGTAGACCCCAAGGTGGCTCGCCGGGAGCGGTTTGCCCGCCAGGGCGCCCGAACCACCGGCCTGTTTGCGAACCGCCGGGACGGAGGTAAATCGGGTTATTGA
- a CDS encoding DUF4124 domain-containing protein: MKMHKLLLLAVACTWAMGAAAQWQWIDKDGRKVFSDRPPPQEIPDKNVLKQPGGNRPANSSRVAVPVDPDAAPTAAAAPKPAASAPGTGKDKELEEKKAQAEAAEAAKKKAEDEKVAKAKAENCTRAKAAKAAFDAGKPITQANAQGERIFLDGPARAAEAKRIDGIVASDCVR, encoded by the coding sequence ATGAAAATGCACAAGCTTCTGCTGCTGGCTGTGGCCTGCACCTGGGCCATGGGCGCAGCCGCCCAATGGCAGTGGATCGACAAGGACGGACGCAAGGTCTTCAGCGACCGCCCGCCACCACAGGAAATCCCTGACAAGAACGTTCTCAAACAGCCTGGCGGAAACCGCCCCGCCAACAGTTCGCGCGTAGCCGTGCCGGTGGACCCGGACGCGGCACCAACCGCGGCCGCCGCACCCAAACCGGCCGCCAGCGCTCCCGGCACTGGCAAAGACAAGGAGCTGGAAGAAAAGAAGGCCCAGGCAGAGGCCGCCGAAGCCGCTAAAAAGAAGGCAGAAGACGAAAAGGTGGCCAAGGCCAAGGCTGAAAACTGCACCCGTGCAAAGGCTGCGAAGGCCGCGTTTGATGCGGGCAAGCCCATTACCCAAGCAAATGCCCAAGGCGAACGCATATTCCTGGATGGACCGGCACGCGCTGCGGAAGCCAAACGGATTGACGGGATCGTCGCGTCAGACTGCGTGCGCTGA
- the guaB gene encoding IMP dehydrogenase, whose amino-acid sequence MRLLGKALTFDDVLLVPAYSQVLPKDTSLATKLSRNIQLNLPLVSAAMDTVTEARLAIAIAQEGGIGIVHKNLTPQEQAAHVAKVKRYESGVVRDPVVITPEHTVLQVLDLSEQLGISGFPVCDGGKVVGIVTSRDLRFETRYDVKVHQIMTPREKLITVKEGATASEAKALLNKYKLERLLVINDDFELKGLITVKDITKQTSFPNAARDPSGRLRVGAAVGVGEGTEERVEALVRAGVDAIVVDTAHGHSRGVIERVRWVKQNYPQVDVIGGNIATGAAALALVEAGADAVKVGIGPGSICTTRIVAGVGVPQIMAIDSVATALRGTGVPLIADGGVRYSGDIAKALAAGASTIMMGGMFAGTEEAPGEVILFQGRSYKSYRGMGSIGAMQQGSADRYFQESTTGNPNADKLVPEGIEGRVPYKGSMVSIVFQMAGGIRAAMGYCGCATIEDMNNKAEFVEITTAGIRESHVHDVQITKEAPNYRAD is encoded by the coding sequence ATGCGCCTTCTTGGAAAAGCGCTCACCTTCGACGATGTGTTGCTGGTGCCAGCGTACTCCCAGGTCCTGCCCAAGGACACGTCCCTCGCGACGAAACTCTCCCGCAATATCCAGCTGAATCTGCCGCTTGTGTCCGCCGCCATGGACACCGTGACCGAAGCGCGCCTGGCCATTGCTATCGCCCAAGAGGGCGGTATCGGAATCGTGCACAAAAATCTCACACCCCAGGAGCAGGCTGCCCACGTGGCCAAGGTCAAGCGGTATGAGTCTGGTGTCGTGCGCGATCCGGTCGTCATTACCCCCGAGCACACCGTGCTCCAAGTGCTGGACTTGTCGGAGCAACTGGGGATTTCGGGATTCCCTGTGTGCGATGGTGGCAAGGTGGTGGGCATCGTCACCAGCCGCGATCTGCGCTTTGAAACCCGCTACGACGTCAAGGTGCATCAGATCATGACGCCCCGTGAAAAACTCATCACGGTCAAAGAGGGCGCTACGGCCAGCGAGGCGAAGGCGCTTCTGAACAAATACAAGCTGGAGCGGTTGCTGGTCATCAATGATGACTTCGAGCTCAAGGGGTTGATCACCGTCAAGGACATCACCAAGCAGACCAGCTTTCCCAACGCCGCAAGAGACCCATCGGGTCGCCTGCGCGTGGGCGCTGCGGTAGGTGTGGGTGAGGGCACTGAAGAACGTGTCGAGGCCTTGGTCAGGGCTGGTGTGGATGCCATCGTAGTGGACACCGCCCATGGCCACAGCCGAGGGGTGATAGAGCGGGTGCGCTGGGTCAAGCAAAACTACCCGCAGGTCGATGTGATTGGCGGCAACATTGCCACGGGCGCAGCCGCGCTGGCGCTGGTCGAAGCCGGTGCTGACGCTGTCAAGGTCGGTATTGGACCGGGCTCCATCTGCACCACGCGCATCGTTGCCGGTGTGGGCGTGCCGCAGATCATGGCCATCGACAGTGTGGCCACGGCGCTGCGCGGCACGGGCGTGCCGCTGATTGCCGACGGTGGCGTGCGCTACAGCGGTGACATCGCCAAGGCTCTGGCCGCTGGTGCCAGCACCATCATGATGGGCGGCATGTTTGCAGGCACGGAAGAGGCGCCGGGCGAAGTGATCCTGTTCCAGGGCCGCAGCTACAAGAGCTACCGCGGCATGGGCTCTATCGGTGCGATGCAGCAAGGCAGTGCCGACCGATATTTTCAGGAGTCGACCACAGGCAATCCCAATGCCGACAAGTTGGTACCCGAAGGCATCGAAGGTCGCGTGCCCTACAAGGGATCCATGGTGTCCATCGTGTTCCAGATGGCGGGGGGCATTCGTGCTGCCATGGGTTATTGCGGCTGCGCCACGATCGAGGACATGAACAACAAGGCTGAATTCGTCGAGATCACCACTGCTGGTATCCGCGAAAGCCATGTTCACGACGTGCAAATCACCAAAGAAGCGCCCAACTACCGCGCGGACTGA